A genomic segment from Oscillospiraceae bacterium encodes:
- a CDS encoding RES family NAD+ phosphorylase produces the protein MNCCINCFCDSEIYAIISSRKQFGDCYFCNSINVLVYDINSVETQISQMMISLVNTYSPSNSETSKPLSVALRDDWDIFNINNLTIDKTLELIKSLCSSDYHKNDKIFENGVNIPVLADNDFLCEFCVVQGNNWEAFSNAIKYDNRYHSGMFNTDVFTRFLSMFEKKLPIKSRFYRARVAESFNGFSTDSMGAPPPGKRSVGRINPEGIGTLYLGNSPKTALAEIRAATFDFVTIGTFENCQEYNIVDFSAIDAASPFLFDGNLEQFAANKNVLKEIAAEIAKPLRRSDSHLEYLPTQFISEFIKSKDYAGVEYKSTLNPDGYNLAMFDTESFICHHVQTISVTEINYIIDQSLSILS, from the coding sequence ATGAACTGCTGTATAAATTGCTTTTGCGATAGTGAGATTTATGCAATTATAAGCTCAAGAAAACAGTTTGGAGATTGTTATTTTTGTAACTCAATAAATGTTTTAGTTTATGATATAAATAGTGTTGAAACTCAAATATCTCAAATGATGATTTCATTGGTGAATACATACTCGCCAAGTAATAGCGAAACTTCGAAACCGCTTTCAGTAGCACTACGTGACGATTGGGATATTTTTAATATCAATAATCTTACAATAGATAAAACGCTTGAATTGATAAAGAGTCTTTGCAGCTCTGATTATCATAAAAATGATAAAATTTTTGAAAATGGTGTGAATATTCCAGTTCTTGCAGATAACGATTTTCTATGTGAATTTTGCGTTGTGCAGGGTAACAATTGGGAAGCCTTTTCTAATGCAATAAAATATGATAATCGTTATCATAGCGGAATGTTTAACACAGATGTATTCACTCGCTTTCTATCAATGTTTGAAAAGAAGCTTCCTATTAAGTCTAGATTTTATAGGGCAAGAGTTGCTGAATCATTTAATGGATTTTCAACGGATAGCATGGGTGCGCCCCCACCAGGTAAACGCAGCGTTGGGCGTATTAACCCAGAGGGAATTGGCACCCTCTATTTAGGAAACTCCCCAAAAACAGCACTTGCCGAAATTCGTGCGGCAACATTCGATTTCGTGACAATAGGCACTTTTGAAAATTGTCAAGAGTACAATATCGTAGACTTTTCAGCCATAGATGCGGCAAGCCCTTTCTTGTTTGATGGCAACCTTGAGCAATTCGCCGCAAACAAAAATGTACTCAAAGAAATTGCCGCAGAAATTGCAAAACCACTAAGGCGAAGTGATAGTCATTTAGAATATTTGCCAACACAATTTATTTCTGAATTTATTAAAAGCAAAGATTATGCTGGAGTAGAATATAAAAGCACTCTAAATCCCGACGGATATAACTTGGCAATGTTTGATACTGAATCTTTTATATGCCATCATGTACAGACAATAAGTGTGACTGAGATTAATTATATAATTGACCAATCTTTATCAATTTTAAGTTAA
- a CDS encoding sce7726 family protein, whose product MPNNNRAINRVFTRNVINDLLQNGSSDVLDYVVARYVDNPKNKTHGQLFSEIYAHLGKEKRNEYFYLNTLLNRILVGYHSVNTTTALSQMRIGRHIADFVMINGEGVVYEVKSNLDNLDRLSDQLRDYFKAFSKVVVLSAPHEYEKISHRLETLGDMGAAVGIYIMNQDDIYFNENYRREAKAFDESLEHNCIFKLLRKSEYENTLKSFYGDIPEVAPVFHFRACFEQFEKIPILQAQKLALTELKKRNKITKMVFDNIQPELKSIVYFSDLTRKLPEIENLLALNYKG is encoded by the coding sequence GTGCCAAACAATAACAGAGCCATTAATCGTGTTTTTACACGCAACGTTATAAATGATTTACTCCAGAATGGGTCAAGTGATGTGCTTGATTATGTCGTTGCCCGCTATGTTGACAATCCGAAAAATAAAACACATGGTCAGCTTTTTAGCGAAATATATGCCCATCTCGGCAAAGAAAAGCGCAATGAATATTTCTATCTAAACACTCTGCTCAATAGAATTCTTGTCGGATATCATTCCGTCAATACTACAACGGCGCTTTCGCAAATGCGCATTGGGCGACATATCGCTGATTTTGTGATGATAAATGGCGAAGGAGTAGTATATGAGGTAAAATCAAACCTAGACAATTTAGATAGACTTTCCGACCAGTTAAGAGATTATTTTAAGGCATTTAGTAAAGTGGTTGTTCTATCTGCACCTCATGAGTACGAAAAAATTTCGCACCGACTTGAAACGCTGGGTGATATGGGGGCAGCTGTTGGCATTTACATTATGAATCAGGATGATATATATTTTAATGAAAATTATAGAAGAGAGGCAAAAGCATTTGACGAATCTCTTGAACATAATTGTATTTTCAAATTGTTAAGAAAAAGCGAATACGAAAACACTTTGAAAAGTTTTTATGGTGATATACCAGAAGTTGCACCTGTGTTTCACTTTCGTGCTTGTTTTGAGCAATTTGAAAAAATACCTATTTTACAAGCGCAAAAATTAGCTTTAACGGAGCTAAAAAAGCGCAACAAAATTACTAAAATGGTTTTTGATAATATCCAACCTGAATTAAAATCTATTGTTTATTTTTCTGACCTAACAAGAAAACTTCCTGAAATCGAGAATCTTCTCGCATTAAATTATAAGGGGTGA
- a CDS encoding sce7725 family protein codes for MYFPYFRGRQYELLALRELVAENLISELVVPIVEPVKLTSTFKGTLEAYTSQNRQIALIFNPEVGAFAGQNNFLEMLSPEQTGLLPGQSEKRSVVIPALLMNSNAECVASTLLHKNVPTEKNIVIITNRDYLESYKNLYTDTSPQYTLFPDEREFRRGITSGKVMLKDNFRKQPKNADYPDDEFYTEDHLFYKDEGYNGFGDYSIVGNEYVEGGFAPYAVAIHIVYFAEDNTLRICHFISDSNDDISDVAGKFNEAVQKLASWYRNGQNKQQTKAIDILLSHSDNGTYPGLPTIKKLSIMHHLELVSKYLDGNLSK; via the coding sequence ATGTATTTTCCTTATTTTCGTGGTCGGCAATATGAACTTCTCGCGCTCCGTGAACTTGTTGCCGAGAATTTAATTAGCGAATTAGTCGTTCCAATTGTTGAGCCTGTAAAACTAACCTCTACATTTAAGGGTACATTAGAAGCCTACACCTCACAAAATCGGCAGATTGCTCTGATTTTTAATCCTGAAGTTGGTGCCTTTGCAGGGCAAAATAACTTCCTTGAAATGCTTTCCCCAGAGCAGACTGGGTTATTGCCAGGCCAATCTGAAAAGCGTTCCGTAGTGATTCCAGCACTATTGATGAATAGTAATGCAGAGTGTGTGGCAAGTACGTTGTTACACAAAAATGTGCCGACAGAAAAAAACATTGTTATTATTACTAACAGAGATTATCTTGAAAGCTATAAAAACTTGTATACAGATACAAGTCCCCAATATACGCTTTTTCCTGATGAGCGTGAGTTTAGAAGAGGAATTACGAGCGGAAAGGTTATGCTAAAAGATAATTTCCGCAAGCAACCTAAAAATGCAGATTATCCAGATGATGAATTTTACACTGAAGATCATTTATTTTATAAAGATGAAGGATATAATGGGTTTGGTGATTATTCCATTGTAGGCAATGAATATGTAGAGGGTGGATTTGCGCCATATGCAGTAGCAATTCATATCGTATACTTCGCAGAAGATAATACATTAAGAATCTGTCATTTTATTTCTGATTCAAATGATGATATATCTGACGTTGCAGGCAAATTTAACGAGGCAGTACAAAAACTTGCATCATGGTATCGAAATGGGCAAAACAAGCAACAAACAAAAGCTATTGATATTTTATTGAGCCATTCTGATAATGGTACTTACCCTGGTTTGCCGACTATTAAGAAGTTATCTATAATGCATCATTTAGAACTTGTTAGTAAATATCTTGATGGGAATTTGTCAAAATGA